The Streptomyces sp. NBC_01689 genome includes a window with the following:
- a CDS encoding chitinase has protein sequence MPARRWAVGLATAVTASVLSLTGLAGQAQAADVNNAKNGGYESGLSSWTCSAGSGTTVSSPVHGGSAALKATPAGQDNAQCTQSVKVKPNSTYTLSAWVQGGYSYLGVTGTGTTDVSTWTPDSASWKQLSTTFTTGASTSSVTVYTHGWYGQAAYYADDLSVFGPDGGGGGDPAPTVPATPAGLAVSSTTSSSVSLTWNTVSGATGYNVYRSGTKVTAVTGTSATVTGLTASTSYSFQVTATNSAGESAKSTSVTGTTSATSGGGGTGLPKHAVTGYWQNFNNGATVQKISAVQSQYDIIAVAFADATGSPGAVTFNLDSAGFGGYTVDQFKADIKAKQAAGKKVVISIGGQNGTVSINDSTSAANFANSVYSLMQTYGFDGVDIDLENGLNATYMTQALRSLSSKAGSSLIITMAPQTIDMQSTSNSYFQTALNIKDILTVVNMQYYNSGSMLGCDGRVYSQGSVDFLTALACIQLEGGLAPSQVGLGLPASTSGAGSGYVSPTVVNNALDCLTKTTNCGSFRPSRTYPDLRGAMTWSTNWDASAGNAWSNSVGAHVHALG, from the coding sequence ATGCCCGCACGGAGATGGGCGGTCGGCCTCGCCACCGCAGTCACCGCCTCCGTCCTCTCCCTCACCGGCCTGGCCGGCCAGGCCCAGGCCGCCGACGTCAACAACGCCAAGAACGGCGGGTACGAGTCGGGCCTGAGCAGCTGGACCTGTTCCGCCGGCAGCGGCACGACGGTGTCCTCGCCCGTGCACGGCGGCTCGGCGGCGCTCAAGGCGACGCCCGCCGGGCAGGACAACGCCCAGTGCACCCAGTCCGTCAAGGTCAAGCCCAACTCGACCTACACACTGAGCGCCTGGGTGCAGGGCGGTTACTCCTACCTCGGGGTGACCGGCACGGGCACCACGGACGTGTCGACCTGGACCCCGGACTCCGCCTCCTGGAAGCAGCTGTCCACCACCTTCACCACCGGTGCGTCGACCAGCTCGGTGACGGTCTACACGCACGGGTGGTACGGCCAGGCCGCGTACTACGCCGACGACCTCTCGGTCTTCGGCCCCGACGGCGGAGGAGGCGGTGACCCGGCCCCCACGGTCCCCGCGACCCCGGCCGGCCTGGCCGTCTCCTCGACCACCTCCTCGTCCGTCTCCCTGACCTGGAACACCGTCTCGGGCGCCACGGGTTACAACGTCTACCGGTCCGGGACCAAGGTGACGGCGGTGACCGGGACCTCGGCGACGGTGACCGGGCTGACAGCGTCCACCTCGTACTCCTTCCAGGTCACGGCGACCAACTCGGCCGGCGAGTCGGCGAAGTCGACGTCGGTCACGGGCACGACGAGCGCGACCTCGGGCGGCGGCGGCACCGGACTGCCGAAGCACGCCGTCACGGGCTACTGGCAGAACTTCAACAACGGCGCGACGGTGCAGAAGATCTCGGCCGTCCAGTCCCAGTACGACATCATCGCGGTGGCCTTCGCGGACGCGACCGGCAGTCCGGGCGCGGTGACCTTCAACCTGGACTCCGCCGGGTTCGGCGGTTACACCGTCGACCAGTTCAAGGCCGACATCAAGGCCAAGCAGGCCGCGGGCAAGAAGGTCGTCATCTCCATCGGCGGCCAGAACGGCACGGTGTCGATCAACGACTCGACATCCGCCGCGAACTTCGCCAACTCCGTCTACTCCCTGATGCAGACGTACGGCTTCGACGGCGTCGACATCGATCTGGAGAACGGCCTCAACGCGACGTACATGACACAGGCCCTGCGGTCGCTCTCGTCCAAGGCGGGCTCGTCCCTGATCATCACGATGGCCCCGCAGACGATCGACATGCAGTCGACCTCGAACTCCTACTTCCAGACGGCCCTGAACATCAAGGACATCCTCACGGTCGTCAACATGCAGTACTACAACAGCGGTTCGATGCTGGGCTGCGACGGCAGGGTGTACTCGCAGGGCTCGGTCGACTTCCTGACCGCCCTCGCCTGCATCCAGCTGGAGGGCGGCCTCGCCCCGTCCCAGGTCGGCCTCGGCCTGCCGGCCTCGACGAGCGGCGCGGGCAGCGGTTACGTCTCCCCGACGGTCGTCAACAACGCCCTGGACTGTCTGACGAAGACCACCAACTGCGGTTCCTTCAGGCCCTCCAGGACCTACCCGGACCTGCGCGGCGCGATGACCTGGTCGACGAACTGGGACGCCTCCGCGGGCAACGCGTGGTCCAACTCGGTGGGCGCTCACGTGCACGCGCTCGGCTGA
- a CDS encoding M14 family metallopeptidase, with protein sequence MRLRTRGRRAAVLAPLLALALAAPVTGSVTSATATGAKAPAPSADDIRQYEIHRSTTPVTRTAIQRTGVTVDEADEETVVVSGRADQARELRRLGYEVSPLGSAPERSNGPGDLRLLDFPSADSRYHNYAEANAEIDQRIAAYPGIMSKRVIGKSYQGRDIVAVKISDNVATDENEPEVLLTFHQHAREHLTVEMALYLLRELGTGYGGDSRVTSMVNNREIWIVPDLNPDGGEYDIATGSYRSWRKNRQPNSGSSYVGTDLNRNWNHRWGCCGGSSGSTSSETYRGASAESAPEVKVVADFVRGRVVGGRQQIRAGIDFHTYSELVLWPFGFTTADTTTGMTADDAAAFKAVGRKMAASNGYTPEQSSDLYITDGSIDDYLWGTQKIFDFTFEMYPGSSSGGGFYPPDEVIERETSRNRDAVLQLLENADCMYRSIGKEAQYCA encoded by the coding sequence ATGCGACTTCGCACGCGCGGCAGACGGGCCGCCGTCCTCGCCCCACTGCTGGCCCTCGCCCTCGCCGCACCCGTCACCGGATCGGTCACCAGCGCCACCGCGACCGGGGCCAAGGCCCCCGCGCCCTCGGCCGACGACATCCGCCAGTACGAGATCCACCGGAGCACCACCCCGGTGACCCGTACGGCCATCCAGCGCACCGGCGTCACCGTGGACGAGGCCGACGAGGAGACCGTCGTCGTCTCCGGCCGCGCGGACCAGGCCAGGGAGCTGCGCCGGCTCGGCTACGAGGTCTCGCCGCTGGGCTCCGCGCCCGAGCGCTCGAACGGCCCCGGCGACCTCCGCCTCCTGGACTTCCCCTCGGCCGACTCGAGGTACCACAACTACGCCGAGGCGAACGCGGAGATCGACCAGCGGATCGCCGCGTACCCCGGCATCATGAGCAAGCGGGTGATCGGGAAGTCCTACCAGGGCCGGGACATCGTCGCCGTCAAGATCAGCGACAACGTCGCGACCGACGAGAACGAGCCCGAGGTCCTCCTCACCTTCCACCAGCACGCCCGTGAGCACCTGACCGTCGAGATGGCGCTCTACCTGCTGCGCGAGCTGGGAACCGGGTACGGCGGCGACTCCCGGGTCACCAGCATGGTGAACAACCGGGAGATCTGGATCGTCCCGGACCTCAACCCGGACGGCGGCGAGTACGACATCGCCACCGGTTCGTACCGCTCGTGGCGCAAGAACCGGCAGCCCAACAGCGGGAGTTCGTACGTCGGCACCGACCTCAACCGCAACTGGAACCACCGGTGGGGCTGCTGCGGCGGCTCGTCCGGCTCCACGTCCTCCGAGACCTACCGGGGCGCGTCCGCCGAGTCGGCGCCCGAGGTGAAGGTGGTCGCCGACTTCGTGCGCGGCCGGGTCGTCGGCGGCAGGCAGCAGATCAGGGCGGGGATCGACTTCCACACGTACAGCGAACTCGTGCTGTGGCCCTTCGGGTTCACCACGGCCGACACCACGACCGGCATGACCGCGGACGACGCCGCGGCGTTCAAGGCCGTCGGACGGAAGATGGCCGCGAGCAACGGCTACACACCGGAGCAGTCGAGCGACCTGTACATCACCGACGGCTCGATCGACGACTACCTCTGGGGCACCCAGAAGATCTTCGACTTCACCTTCGAGATGTACCCGGGGTCCAGTTCGGGCGGCGGGTTCTACCCGCCCGACGAGGTGATCGAGCGGGAGACCTCGCGCAACCGGGACGCGGTGCTCCAACTCCTGGAGAACGCGGACTGCATGTACCGGTCGATCGGCAAGGAGGCGCAGTACTGCGCCTGA
- a CDS encoding GntP family permease, with product MSLLAAAAPETPPHTGGLIALIHGTAGLLTVAALGILLLLFLIIKVRLQPFVALLAVSIAVGLAAGLSVTELFGTVQRSDAVSLIESGMGGTLGHIAIIIGLGTMLGAVLEVSGGAEVLASRLLQIFGEKRAPLAMGLTGLIFGIPVFFDVGIFVLAPIVYAAAKRGGKSILLYCLPLLAGLSMTHAFLPPHPGPVAAAGLLHVDLGWVILMGIVCGVPAVLAAWAWAAWIGKRIFVPVPQDMVEAADEAKAALAEEQRTAGVTPREAPVPLGTVLGIIGTPLVLILLATFSSIAFDPSTGRSVIEFFGHPFVALTIALLLAYYLLGIRRGWSRKSLETVSTASLKPVGNILLVVGAGGVFGAVLKGSGVAQALSDTFNDVGLPVVVLAYLISLVLRVAQGSATVAIVTTAGIVAPLLTEGDHSQAFVALVIMAISAGSIFASHVNDGGFWMVAKYFGISERDTLKTWTVLESVLSVAGFAVAAVVSVFV from the coding sequence ATGTCCCTGCTCGCCGCCGCCGCTCCCGAGACCCCACCCCACACCGGTGGACTCATCGCCCTCATCCACGGCACCGCCGGACTGCTCACGGTCGCCGCGCTCGGCATCCTGCTTCTCCTCTTCCTGATCATCAAGGTCAGACTGCAGCCGTTCGTCGCGTTGCTCGCGGTCTCCATAGCCGTCGGCCTCGCGGCCGGTCTCTCGGTCACCGAACTCTTCGGCACCGTCCAGCGTTCCGACGCCGTCTCGCTCATCGAGTCCGGCATGGGCGGCACCCTCGGCCACATCGCGATCATCATCGGGCTCGGCACCATGCTCGGCGCCGTGCTCGAAGTCTCCGGCGGGGCCGAGGTACTGGCCTCCCGGCTGCTCCAGATCTTCGGCGAGAAGCGCGCCCCGCTCGCCATGGGACTCACCGGTCTCATCTTCGGCATCCCGGTCTTCTTCGACGTCGGCATCTTCGTCCTCGCGCCGATCGTGTACGCGGCCGCCAAGCGCGGCGGCAAGTCGATCCTCCTGTACTGCCTGCCGCTGCTCGCCGGCCTGTCCATGACCCACGCGTTCCTGCCGCCGCACCCGGGTCCGGTGGCCGCCGCCGGTCTGCTCCACGTCGACCTCGGCTGGGTCATCCTGATGGGCATCGTCTGCGGCGTCCCCGCCGTGCTCGCGGCCTGGGCCTGGGCGGCCTGGATCGGCAAGCGGATCTTCGTCCCCGTGCCCCAGGACATGGTCGAGGCCGCCGACGAGGCGAAGGCCGCGCTGGCCGAGGAGCAGCGGACCGCGGGCGTCACGCCGCGCGAGGCGCCGGTGCCGCTCGGTACGGTGCTGGGCATCATCGGTACGCCCCTCGTGCTGATCCTGCTCGCGACCTTCTCCTCGATCGCCTTCGACCCCTCCACCGGCCGCTCGGTCATCGAGTTCTTCGGTCACCCCTTCGTCGCGCTGACGATCGCGCTGCTGCTCGCGTACTACCTGCTCGGCATCCGTCGCGGCTGGTCCCGGAAGTCGCTGGAGACGGTGTCCACCGCCTCCCTCAAGCCGGTCGGCAACATCCTGCTGGTGGTCGGCGCGGGCGGGGTCTTCGGCGCGGTCCTCAAGGGCAGCGGCGTCGCGCAGGCGCTCTCCGACACCTTCAACGACGTCGGTCTGCCGGTGGTCGTCCTCGCCTACCTGATCTCGCTGGTCCTGCGGGTCGCCCAGGGCTCGGCCACGGTCGCGATCGTGACCACGGCCGGCATCGTGGCCCCGCTGCTGACCGAGGGCGACCACTCCCAGGCGTTCGTCGCGCTGGTCATCATGGCCATTTCGGCGGGCTCGATCTTCGCCTCGCACGTCAACGACGGCGGCTTCTGGATGGTCGCCAAGTACTTCGGCATCAGCGAGCGGGACACCCTGAAGACCTGGACCGTCCTGGAGTCGGTGCTGTCCGTCGCCGGGTTCGCCGTGGCCGCCGTGGTGAGCGTGTTCGTATAA
- a CDS encoding RidA family protein has product MTEKTALTPKTHTTPPAKFSHGVRKGNILQVAGQVGFLPAVEGEPPTPAGPTLREQTLQTLANVRAILEEGGATWDDAMMIRVYLTDVDHFAEMNQIYNAYFEEQGLTAPPAARTTVYVGLPAGLLVEIDALAVLG; this is encoded by the coding sequence ATGACCGAGAAGACCGCCCTCACCCCCAAGACGCACACCACCCCGCCCGCCAAGTTCTCCCACGGCGTCAGGAAGGGGAACATCCTCCAGGTCGCCGGACAGGTCGGCTTCCTGCCCGCGGTCGAGGGCGAGCCCCCCACACCCGCGGGACCGACCCTGCGCGAGCAGACCCTCCAGACCCTCGCCAACGTCCGCGCCATCCTCGAGGAGGGCGGCGCCACCTGGGACGACGCGATGATGATCCGCGTCTACCTCACCGACGTCGACCACTTCGCCGAGATGAACCAGATCTACAACGCGTACTTCGAGGAGCAGGGCCTCACCGCGCCCCCCGCCGCCCGCACGACCGTCTACGTCGGTCTGCCCGCGGGCCTCCTCGTCGAGATCGACGCGCTGGCCGTCCTCGGCTGA
- a CDS encoding IclR family transcriptional regulator → MSQTVDRALSILPLLAEGPADLGQVADRLGVHKSTALRLLRTLHEHGLVHRQSDQRYRLGARLFALAQEAVENLDIREIAHPHLVRLNEQCGHTVHLAVYEDDEVLYIDKVESRYPVRMYSRIGKPVAITVAAVAKLLLADLPEAERRALTDKLDYPLYTARSTPNAAAFRKELATVREQGWATDLGGHEESINCVAAPVRGADGRVSAAMSVSAPNVVVTAEELLTLLPLVRRTADAISRDYSGKPPKDPS, encoded by the coding sequence ATGAGCCAGACCGTCGACCGGGCGCTGAGCATCCTGCCGCTGCTCGCCGAGGGACCCGCCGACCTCGGACAGGTCGCCGACCGGCTCGGCGTCCACAAGTCCACGGCGCTCCGGCTCCTGCGCACCCTGCACGAACACGGCCTCGTCCACCGCCAGTCCGACCAGCGCTACCGCCTGGGCGCCCGCCTCTTCGCCCTCGCCCAGGAGGCCGTCGAGAACCTCGACATCCGCGAGATCGCCCACCCCCACCTCGTACGCCTCAACGAGCAGTGCGGGCACACCGTCCACCTCGCGGTGTACGAGGACGACGAGGTCCTCTACATCGACAAGGTGGAGTCCCGTTACCCCGTGCGCATGTACTCGCGGATCGGCAAGCCCGTCGCCATCACCGTCGCCGCGGTCGCCAAACTCCTCCTCGCCGACCTCCCCGAGGCCGAGCGCCGCGCCCTCACGGACAAGCTCGACTACCCCCTGTACACGGCCCGTTCGACCCCCAACGCCGCCGCCTTCCGCAAGGAACTGGCCACGGTGCGCGAACAGGGCTGGGCCACCGACCTCGGTGGCCACGAGGAGTCCATCAACTGCGTCGCCGCGCCCGTCCGGGGAGCGGACGGGCGGGTCTCCGCCGCGATGTCGGTCTCCGCGCCCAACGTCGTGGTCACCGCCGAGGAACTCCTCACCCTGCTCCCGCTGGTGCGCCGTACGGCGGACGCCATCAGCCGCGACTACTCCGGAAAGCCCCCGAAGGACCCCAGCTAA
- a CDS encoding sugar kinase encodes MTPTGPAAAESRPVDGTRPVDVVALGESMVTFLPSRPGRLADVPSFDRGIGGAESNVACVLAAAGHRVKWVGRVGDDGFGDHLVEAITAYGVDTSAVRRDPHRPTGIYFRTAGDRATDAHEVLYYRAGSAASAMSPENTPRAELDSGRVLHLSGITAALSTDCLALLRGLTAPRPGRPLVSFDVNHRAHLWRDPETGRTVLLELARRSDLVFVGEDEAEEAWGVTGGPDAVRAALPGPRTLVVKQGAGGATLFERGDGAARDGAEGARGTGTGRPHGAGPGGDHDDEPRADTVTRVPAPRVDVVASTGAGDAFAAGYLSATLRGLPARDRLRHGHLAAAAALTVPGDLAAPASRGHADRLAALDDRTWGTLRLGPGWTAAATRADEEVRTP; translated from the coding sequence GTGACCCCCACCGGACCCGCGGCTGCCGAGTCCCGTCCCGTCGACGGCACCCGTCCCGTCGACGTGGTCGCGCTCGGCGAGTCCATGGTCACGTTCCTGCCCTCCCGGCCGGGGCGGCTCGCCGACGTACCCTCCTTCGACCGGGGGATCGGCGGCGCCGAGTCCAACGTGGCGTGCGTGCTCGCGGCCGCGGGGCACCGCGTGAAATGGGTCGGCAGGGTCGGGGACGACGGGTTCGGCGACCACCTCGTCGAGGCGATCACCGCCTACGGCGTCGACACCTCCGCCGTCCGCCGCGACCCGCACCGCCCCACCGGGATCTACTTCCGCACCGCCGGCGACCGGGCCACGGACGCGCACGAGGTGCTCTACTACCGGGCCGGATCCGCGGCCTCCGCGATGTCCCCGGAGAACACACCCCGCGCCGAACTGGACTCCGGACGCGTCCTGCACCTCTCCGGCATCACCGCCGCGCTCTCCACCGACTGCCTGGCCCTGCTCCGCGGGCTGACCGCCCCGCGCCCCGGCCGCCCCCTCGTCTCGTTCGACGTCAACCACCGGGCCCATCTCTGGCGCGACCCCGAGACGGGCCGGACCGTCCTGCTCGAACTGGCCCGCCGCAGCGACCTCGTCTTCGTCGGCGAGGACGAGGCGGAGGAGGCGTGGGGCGTCACCGGCGGCCCCGACGCCGTCCGCGCCGCGCTCCCCGGACCCCGGACCCTGGTCGTCAAGCAGGGAGCGGGCGGCGCGACGCTGTTCGAACGCGGGGACGGCGCCGCGAGGGACGGCGCCGAAGGCGCGCGCGGCACGGGAACGGGCCGTCCGCACGGTGCCGGGCCCGGCGGCGACCACGACGACGAACCCCGCGCGGACACCGTCACCCGCGTCCCCGCCCCGCGGGTCGACGTCGTGGCGTCCACCGGAGCCGGGGACGCCTTCGCCGCCGGCTACCTGTCCGCCACCCTGCGCGGACTTCCCGCCCGGGACCGGCTGCGCCACGGCCACCTCGCGGCCGCCGCCGCCCTCACCGTCCCCGGCGATCTCGCCGCGCCAGCCTCCCGCGGCCACGCCGACCGGCTGGCCGCCCTGGACGACCGGACGTGGGGGACACTTCGACTCGGCCCCGGCTGGACCGCAGCCGCGACGCGGGCCGACGAGGAGGTACGTACCCCATGA
- a CDS encoding amino acid deaminase yields MGADTAAARLAALAADRVDHRFKGLPPDARGLTVGELTAQRRNLFDDGFTTPVLALSAERLTHNLALMESYAARHGLAFAPHGKTSMAPQLFHRQIGHGAWGITLAVPHQVWVAREFGVQRVFLANELVDAAALRRIAAELAADPDFRFVCYVDSVRGVELMDAALHGCARPVDVVVELAAGEGARTGVRTEAECAAVADAVAATATLRLVGVAGYEGEVPEADPGRVHAWLRRLTALAVDFDKAGRFAGAGEIVVSAGGSAWFDAVADVFAEIPALSAPVLKLLRSGAYVSHDDGHYRRLTPFTRVPEEGALHPAFRLWSQVVSRPSAGQAFVNAGKRDAAYDLDLPEAQVVRRDGRERPAEGIAVTGLSDQHGWLTTSAEADLEVGDWVGLGLSHPCTSFDKWQLIPVVEADGTVVDYVRTFF; encoded by the coding sequence ATGGGCGCCGACACCGCCGCAGCACGCCTCGCCGCCCTCGCGGCGGACCGGGTGGACCACCGCTTCAAGGGGCTGCCGCCGGACGCCCGGGGTCTGACCGTCGGTGAGCTGACCGCCCAGCGCCGCAATCTCTTCGACGACGGCTTCACCACCCCCGTGCTCGCCCTCTCCGCCGAGCGCCTCACCCACAACCTCGCCCTGATGGAGTCCTACGCCGCCCGGCACGGCCTCGCCTTCGCCCCGCACGGCAAGACCTCGATGGCCCCGCAGCTCTTCCACCGGCAGATCGGGCACGGCGCCTGGGGCATCACCCTCGCCGTACCCCACCAGGTCTGGGTGGCACGGGAGTTCGGCGTCCAGCGGGTCTTCCTCGCCAACGAGCTCGTCGACGCGGCGGCCCTGCGCCGGATCGCGGCCGAGCTCGCCGCCGACCCGGACTTCCGCTTCGTCTGCTACGTCGACTCGGTGCGCGGGGTCGAGCTGATGGACGCGGCGCTGCACGGCTGTGCCCGTCCGGTGGACGTGGTCGTCGAGCTCGCCGCCGGCGAGGGCGCCCGTACCGGGGTGCGCACCGAGGCGGAGTGCGCGGCGGTCGCCGACGCGGTGGCCGCGACGGCCACGCTGCGGCTGGTCGGCGTGGCGGGGTACGAGGGCGAGGTGCCGGAGGCCGATCCCGGCCGGGTGCACGCGTGGCTGCGCAGGCTGACCGCGCTCGCGGTGGACTTCGACAAGGCGGGCCGGTTCGCCGGGGCCGGGGAGATCGTCGTCAGCGCGGGCGGAAGCGCGTGGTTCGACGCGGTGGCGGACGTCTTCGCGGAGATCCCCGCCCTCTCCGCTCCCGTCCTGAAGCTGCTGCGCTCGGGCGCGTACGTGTCGCACGACGACGGCCACTACCGCCGGCTGACGCCGTTCACCCGGGTCCCCGAGGAGGGCGCCCTGCACCCGGCGTTCCGCCTCTGGTCCCAGGTCGTCTCCCGCCCCTCCGCCGGGCAGGCCTTCGTCAACGCGGGCAAGCGGGACGCGGCCTACGACCTCGACCTGCCCGAGGCCCAGGTGGTCCGGCGCGACGGCCGTGAACGCCCGGCCGAGGGGATCGCCGTCACCGGTCTCTCGGACCAGCACGGGTGGCTGACCACGTCCGCCGAGGCGGACCTGGAGGTCGGGGACTGGGTGGGGCTGGGGCTGTCGCACCCGTGCACGTCCTTCGACAAGTGGCAGCTGATCCCCGTGGTGGAGGCGGACGGCACGGTCGTGGACTACGTACGGACGTTCTTCTAG
- a CDS encoding N-acyl-D-amino-acid deacylase family protein, with product MMDLVIRDAEVVDGTAGPSYRADVGIEGGRITTVLKEGAAAGCLRPVARRVLDAEGLVLAPGFIDMHAHSDLALLRDPEHTAKAAQGVTLEVIGQDGLSYAPVDDRTLAEVRRAITGWNGYGEDIDFDWRSVGEYLDRLDHGFGGEGIAVNAAYLIPQGTVRMLAVGWEDRPATDRELDRMRRLVADGLREGAVGMSSGLTYTPGMYAPDAELTELCRVVAAHGGYYCPHHRSYGAGALEAYEEMVALTRAAGCPLHLAHATMNFGVNEGRAPELLALLDRALAEGADISLDTYPYTPGCTTLVAMLPSWAGEGGPEAVLARLADDATAERIRHHMEVVGADGCHGVPIEWDTIEISGVTDPALAEYVGSTVRQSADRLGEEPWTTARRLLLDDRLGATILQHVGHEENVRAIMRHRVHTGGSDGILRGDKPHPRAYGTFPQYLGRYVRELGVLSLEECVAHLTGRPAARLRLPDRGLVREGYRADLVLFDPATVAAGSTFEAPRTLPAGIPHVLVDGRFVIEDGRRTGVLAGRSVRRTA from the coding sequence ATGATGGATCTCGTCATCCGTGACGCGGAGGTCGTCGACGGCACCGCGGGCCCCTCGTACCGCGCCGACGTGGGGATCGAGGGCGGCAGGATCACCACCGTGCTGAAGGAGGGCGCGGCGGCCGGCTGTCTGCGGCCGGTGGCCCGCCGGGTGCTGGACGCCGAGGGCCTGGTCCTGGCGCCCGGCTTCATCGACATGCACGCCCACAGCGACCTGGCCCTGCTCCGCGACCCGGAGCACACGGCGAAGGCGGCCCAGGGCGTGACCCTCGAAGTCATCGGCCAGGACGGGCTGTCGTACGCGCCGGTGGACGACCGCACGCTCGCCGAGGTCCGCAGGGCGATCACCGGCTGGAACGGGTACGGCGAGGACATCGACTTCGACTGGCGCTCGGTCGGCGAGTACCTCGACCGCCTCGACCACGGCTTCGGCGGCGAGGGCATCGCGGTGAACGCCGCGTACCTGATCCCGCAGGGCACCGTCCGCATGCTCGCCGTCGGCTGGGAGGACCGCCCGGCGACGGACCGGGAGCTGGACCGCATGCGGCGGCTGGTCGCCGACGGCCTGCGGGAGGGCGCCGTCGGCATGTCCTCCGGCCTCACCTACACCCCCGGCATGTACGCCCCGGACGCCGAACTCACCGAGCTGTGCCGGGTGGTCGCCGCGCACGGCGGCTACTACTGCCCGCACCACCGCTCGTACGGCGCGGGCGCCCTGGAGGCCTACGAGGAGATGGTGGCCCTCACCCGTGCGGCCGGCTGCCCGCTCCATCTCGCCCACGCCACCATGAACTTCGGGGTGAACGAGGGCCGGGCCCCCGAGCTGCTGGCCCTCCTGGACCGCGCGCTCGCCGAGGGCGCGGACATCAGCCTCGACACGTATCCGTACACCCCCGGCTGCACCACGCTCGTGGCGATGCTGCCGAGCTGGGCGGGCGAGGGCGGTCCCGAGGCGGTCCTCGCGCGTCTCGCGGACGACGCGACCGCCGAGCGCATCCGGCACCACATGGAGGTCGTCGGCGCGGACGGCTGCCACGGCGTCCCCATCGAGTGGGACACCATCGAGATCTCCGGCGTCACCGACCCGGCGCTCGCGGAGTACGTCGGCAGCACGGTCCGGCAGTCCGCCGACCGGCTCGGCGAGGAGCCCTGGACCACCGCCCGCCGCCTCCTCCTCGACGACCGGCTCGGCGCCACGATCCTCCAGCACGTCGGTCACGAGGAGAACGTCCGCGCCATCATGCGGCACCGCGTGCACACCGGCGGCTCCGACGGCATCCTGCGCGGCGACAAGCCGCACCCGCGCGCCTACGGCACGTTCCCGCAGTATCTCGGCCGGTACGTGCGGGAGTTGGGCGTCCTCTCGCTGGAGGAGTGCGTCGCCCACCTCACCGGCCGCCCGGCCGCCCGGCTGCGGCTGCCGGACCGCGGTCTGGTCCGCGAGGGCTACCGCGCCGACCTCGTCCTGTTCGACCCGGCCACGGTCGCGGCCGGGTCGACGTTCGAGGCGCCGCGCACCCTCCCCGCCGGCATCCCGCACGTGCTGGTCGACGGGCGCTTCGTGATCGAGGACGGGCGGCGCACCGGCGTCCTGGCGGGGCGGTCGGTCCGCCGTACGGCCTGA
- a CDS encoding S1 family peptidase, producing the protein MRKPLVAAFFALVIAGAGVAPAVAAAPAHASAPAAQAPAAQASAARPTAGRAPAVQAVTYAGTVALSNCSGSVIRMPGSADSDPALVLSNGHCLETGFPDPGEVVVGQSSTRSFTLLNSAGTGVATLRASKVAYSTMTDTDITIYQLTRTYAQIRSSYGISALTLSDTHPTAGTAIKVVSGYWKRTYSCNVDGFVYRLKEGGWTWKDSVRYTSACNTIGGTSGSPVIDNATGKVVAVNNTGNEDGGRCTVNNPCEVDASGNVTVRQGINYAEETYQIVPCFGTGNQLDLNAPGCVLPKP; encoded by the coding sequence ATGAGAAAGCCTCTCGTCGCCGCGTTCTTCGCCCTGGTGATCGCCGGGGCGGGCGTGGCACCCGCGGTCGCCGCCGCCCCCGCCCACGCCTCCGCACCGGCCGCGCAGGCGCCCGCCGCGCAGGCCTCGGCCGCCCGGCCGACGGCCGGGCGGGCGCCCGCCGTCCAGGCCGTGACCTACGCCGGCACGGTCGCGCTCAGCAACTGCTCGGGCTCCGTGATCCGCATGCCCGGCTCCGCCGACAGCGATCCGGCGCTCGTGCTGTCCAACGGCCACTGCCTGGAGACGGGCTTCCCGGATCCGGGCGAGGTCGTCGTCGGCCAGTCCTCCACGCGTTCCTTCACCCTGCTGAACTCGGCGGGGACGGGCGTCGCGACGCTGCGCGCGAGCAAGGTCGCGTACTCGACGATGACCGACACCGACATCACGATCTACCAGCTCACCCGCACCTACGCGCAGATCAGGAGCTCGTACGGGATCAGCGCGCTCACCCTCAGCGACACGCACCCCACCGCGGGCACGGCCATCAAGGTCGTCTCCGGCTACTGGAAGCGCACCTACAGCTGCAACGTCGACGGGTTCGTGTACCGCCTCAAGGAGGGCGGGTGGACCTGGAAGGACTCGGTCCGTTACACCTCCGCCTGCAACACCATCGGCGGCACCTCGGGCTCGCCCGTCATCGACAACGCCACCGGCAAGGTCGTCGCCGTCAACAACACCGGCAACGAGGACGGCGGGCGCTGCACGGTGAACAACCCGTGCGAGGTCGACGCGAGCGGCAACGTCACCGTCCGCCAGGGCATCAACTACGCCGAGGAGACGTACCAGATCGTGCCGTGCTTCGGGACGGGCAACCAGCTCGACCTGAACGCCCCCGGGTGTGTCCTGCCCAAGCCGTGA